A DNA window from Trypanosoma brucei brucei TREU927 chromosome 11 chr11_scaffold01 genomic scaffold, whole genome shotgun sequence contains the following coding sequences:
- a CDS encoding 40S ribosomal protein SA, putative → MTSVSSGAKVLRMKESDVQKLLAMHCHLGTKNSSSAMKKYIHGRTSDGTNIIDIHMTWEKLILAARVIAAVENPQDVTVCSTRLFGQRAIFKFSQLVGTSFLGGRFIPGTFTNQIQKKFMQPRVLVVTDPRTDHQALREASLVNIPVIAFCDTDAPLEFVDIAIPCNNRGRHSISMMYWLLAREVLRLRGTIPRSVPWEVKVDLFFYRDPEEALKQEEATAAAEVHEEADEGYGWVERDNTWEQ, encoded by the coding sequence ATGACCTCCGTCTCGTCCGGCGCTAAGGTCCTCCGAATGAAGGAGAGCGACGTGCAGAAGTTGCTCGCCATGCACTGCCACCTCGGCACgaagaacagcagcagcgccaTGAAGAAGTACATCCACGGGCGCACAAGCGACGGCACAAATATCATTGATATCCACATGACGTGGGAGAAGCTGATCCTTGCCGCCCGTGTGATCGCTGCGGTGGAGAACCCACAGGATGTCACCGTCTGTTCCACACGCCTATTCGGGCAGCGCGCCATCTTCAAGTTTTCCCAACTCGTTGGGACATCGTTCCTCGGTGGCCGGTTTATTCCCGGTACATTCACCAACCAGATCCAGAAGAAGTTCATGCAGCCACGCGTTCTGGTTGTCACGGATCCCCGCACAGACCACCAGGCCCTACGTGAAGCGAGCCTTGTCAACATCCCCGTCATTGCTTTCTGCGACACGGACGCACCACTGGAGTTTGTTGACATTGCCATCCCGTGCAATAACCGTGGACGCCATTCTATCAGCATGATGTATTGGCTGTTAGCCCGGGAGGTGCTGAGGCTCCGTGGCACCATCCCACGTAGTGTCCCATGGGAAGTGAAAGTGGACCTCTTCTTCTACCGTGACCCTGAAGAGGCATTGAAGCAAGAGGAGGCCACCGCCGCAGCTGAGGTCCATGAAGAAGCTGACGAGGGTTATGGATGGGTGGAGCGCGACAACACATGGGAGCAGTAA
- a CDS encoding protein kinase ck2 regulatory subunit, putative: MNYPMYVGEYSDDRTGFDEEVDEEVIPWIVWFCEMKSHEFFCVVDRDFIDDEFNLTGLSSMVSFYHYALDLILDLETQSSSRLTEEQQRLVESSAETLYGLIHARFITTPRGLKLMEEKFVEGEFGRCPRVFCGGQAVLPVGQSDVVRESSVKLFCPKCQDIYYPRSSRHRALDGAFWGTTFPHLFLMHLRENGKVIGRPKQQYIPRIYGFRLHNKEKCVRDEDVERAGSVGGGAAGADEGDAEEEEEQEEEEGSHHQQQIGGEGSTRQNTPNSRKGRSGARGPRGEPEETPKR; the protein is encoded by the coding sequence ATGAACTACCCGATGTATGTTGGCGAGTACTCCGATGATCGTACAGGCTTCGATGAGGAGGTTGACGAGGAAGTCATACCGTGGATTGTGTGGTTCTGCGAAATGAAGAGCCACGAGTTTTTCTGCGTGGTGGACAGGGACTTCATTGACGATGAGTTCAACCTTACCGGTCTTTCCTCCATGGTATCCTTCTACCACTATGCGCTCGATCTGATTCTGGACCTCGAAACGCAGAGCAGCTCCCGGCTGACGGAAGAACAACAGCGGCTTGTGGAGTCCTCCGCCGAAACGCTTTACGGTCTCATCCACGCCCGCTTCATCACGACACCGCGCGGTTTGAAGCTTATGGAAGAAAAATTTGTCGAAGGGGAGTTTGGCCGGTGCCCCCGAGTGTTTTGTGGCGGCCAAGCGGTGTTACCCGTGGGCCAGAGTGACGTGGTGCGCGAAAGCTCAGTGAAACTCTTCTGTCCAAAATGTCAGGACATTTATTATCCGCGGTCCTCACGACACCGCGCACTAGACGGTGCCTTCTGGGGGACAACGTTCCCACACCTCTTTCTTATGCATCTCAGGGAGAATGGAAAGGTGATTGGGCGCCCCAAGCAGCAATATATCCCTCGTATCTACGGCTTTCGGCTGCACAACAAGGAAAAGTGCGTTCGCGACGAAGATGTGGAGCGGGCCGGGAGTGTTGGCGGTGGTGCTGCAGGCGCCGACGAGGGAGATgccgaagaagaggaagaacaagaggaagaggagggaagtcACCACCAGCAACAAATTGGTGGGGAGGGCAGTACACGACAAAATACACCCAACTCTCGTAAGGGACGGAGTGGCGCTAGGGGGCCCAGAGGAGAGCCTGAGGAGACACCAAAGAgataa